The Streptomyces laurentii region CGCGAACGACGCCTGGACCTGCGAGGAGATCGCCGAACATCTGCCGGGATGGCACGAGATGCCGCCCTCGCTGCGCGCGCTGATGCCGCCCGGAACGCTGCCGCACTTCGGCAAGCGGATGGTGCTACGCCACCTGGTCCGCCAGTTGTTCCCGCACAACCTCGATCTGCACAGCTACCGGATCCTGCTGATGGCAGCCACCGGCCGCTCGTCCGAAGAGGTCAGCGCACTGACCGAGGACGACATCGAGTTCGGCCCGCGCAGTGTGGTGATCGACTTCACCAAGGGCCGGGCCCATGCCCGCACCCGGCAGGCGTTCAGCACCTTGGGCGAGCAGGCTGACGGACTGCTCCATCCCCGGCGGCCGAAGCTGGACGCGGCCGCTCTCGCCCAGGCGCTCCTTGAGCTGGCCACCCCGCTGGCCCGCCGGGCGAGCATCGCGCCGGTCCCGCTGTTCCTGCGCGCCGCCGTCGACCCCTACACGCTGCGGATCAGACGGTTCAGCGGGGACACGGTGGCCTCCCAGTTATCCGACTGGCTCGACTTCCACGGCGTCAGCGTGGAGGGGCCGGTCGACATCCGGCGTCTTCGCAAGTCCGGCAAGGTCGAGAAGGCCTTGGCCTTCAGGGGCAGGGTCAGCGACATCGCCGATGACCACTCGCAGCAGACCTTCCGCGGACACTACGCCCACGGCACGACGCTACGGGTGATCGCCGGGAACGTCATCGCCACGGCTCAGCGGCGTTGGCTGGACCACGCGTTGAACGGACCGGTGGTGCTGAGCGAAGAAGCCGAGCGGTCGCTGGCCGAGCCGGGGGCGGCCGACGCTCTCGGACTGTCGCAGGAGGAGATCGACCAGCTGCGGGACGGCCAGCTCGACATGGGGGTGTCCAGCTGCAAGGACCAGGTCGACGCCGCGGCGACCGTCATCATGACGCTCCTTGCGGAGAACGCTTCTCTACGCGAACATGCCGCCGGCCGTTTGGCAGTGATTCCCTTCCCAGCGGAGCGAGCCAGACTTCTTTAGCGGCTCAGGGGACGGCGACAGGCGGCGGCTTCTGCCAGGAACGCCACGGTCCTCGCCACAAACTGTTCTGCATGGTCGAGCCAAGGGAAGTGCCCGGTCCTAGGCTGAATGACGAGCTCGGCATGCGGGAAGGGCTCGGCGAACTCGGCCATCGCGCAGGGAGGTGCCGCCAGATCGACTTCCCCGGCGAGTAGCAGCACTGGCGACCTGAACCGTGCAAGTGCCCTGCTGATGAGGATCTTTGAAAAGAGCGTCATCATCGAGGAGGTCTTCGGCCGTGCCGTGCTCGGGCGGGACGGTGTCGGCCCAAGCCTCCCCTACGGTGGAGGCGAAGGCCTGTCTGATGTCGGCAGGTTCGTACGCGTCGGCTTCCGGGCTCTTGGCCGGGGTTTCCTCGGCGGGAGGCTCCGCGGGCGGCGCGGCCTCGGGTTCGGTCTTGAGCCGCCACTGGGGGACTCCGTAGGAGTCGTACAGGACTCCGTCTGCCGCTCGCCATGCTCCGGTCGGCATGTCGTTGCCGGTCCATAGGGGGAGTTCTTGTTGCTGCCGGGAGGGCGCGGCTGCCGCTCGGGCCAGTGCGCGGTCCTGTAGCGAGCTGTCCCGGTCTTCCGCAGTCGGCTCGGGCTGGACGGTCGGCGGGTTCTCCTGCTGGGCCCGGTTCGTGGCGGCCTCGGCTGCGACCTGCAGGTGCGCGCCAAGGGCCGCGGATTGAGGCACAGCTTCCTCACGTGACGGCGCTGGCGTCGTCTCGGCGGCCGGAGCCACGAGTTGCTGTGCTCCGCCATCAGACTGTGCCGCGCGCCGTTCGGCGCCGACCTCCTCGACGGTCGATTAGCCGCTGTTAGGACGACGGACCATAGCGGGCAGTGATCGCGGCGGCACGGTTACACAGGGAGGTGCGCAGCCACTGCGGAGCCAGGACTTCCGCGTCGGGGGCGTGCTGCCACAGAGCCCATTCGGCATGTCGTGAATCCTGGAAGATCACGTTCAGCCGTAGCCAGCCGTCCGCGTCGGCCTCCTCGGCACAGACGGCCAGGGCGGTGCCGGCCAGATGTTCCCGCTGCGCAGGGTTCGCCCGGACCAGTACAGCGACCTTGTCACCATCTGTCCGGAACCGGGCGTTGCGTTCCTGCCAGGCCCGGTCCAGGTCGACGGTGTCCGGTCGCTGCGCGGGTTCGTCGAGTTCCTCGGCGGCTAGCAACCGGGACAGCCGGTAGGTGCGGCCCTCGCCTGCCCTCTTGGCCAGCAGGTAACCCTGTTCGCGTACGGTGACCAGGCCGATCGGGTCGACCGTGCGCCACTTTGGGGCCTGGTCCACCGCCGCGTAGTGGATGCGAAGCTTGTGTCCGGCGAACACCGCGCGCCGGACCTCGGCCACGACGGTGTCGGACACCTCGTCGGCGGTGACGCGGCGCGAGAGGAGGTCGGTCTCCGGGTCGATGAGTAATCGCTGCGTCGCGTCGGCCGCAGTGTCCCGAAGGCTCTCGGGTAACGCGTCGACCAGCTTGAGCATGGCCGAGGCAAGAGCCGAACCGAGGCCGAACAGGTGAGCGCCGCGCCGGGATCCGGCCACGAGCAGGGCGAGCGCCTCGTCGTGATTCAGTCCGGTGAGCGCCGTCTGAAAATCGGGCAACAGTGCGAAACCGCCGTGCCGACCGCGCTCGGCATAAACCGGGACGCCGGCCGAGGACAGCGCCTCTATGTCGCGCAGCACTGTGCGGGTGGATACCTCCAGCTCACGGGCGAGTGTCTCCGCGGTCATCCGACCGCGCTGACGCAGCAGGAGCACCAGGGATACCAACCGGTCGGCGCGCATGCGAGAAACCCTAGCCAAATACATGACCAAGGATGTCACGTATTGGTGGAAGGCTCCTTTGTGCCACGTCAAAGCCCGGCGGCTGTCGGGGCGTTGAACGTGCGTGATGTCAGTGAACCGAGTGGATGGAGTGAGTCGGCAATGGAACGCAATGCGGTCAACCCTGTGACGTGGTCGGTCGAGATGGGCTTCAACCAGGGTGAGGTCGTCTCCGGGCACTCGCGGACCCTGTACATCTCGGGGCAGACCGCGATGAGTAAGGAAGGCAAGCCCGAACACGACGGTGACATGGCGGCGCAGCTGGCGCTGAGCATCGACAACATCGAGGCGGTGCTCGCCGAGGCCGGTATGTCCCTCTCGAACCTTGTCCGACTCAATGTCTACACGACCGACGTCGACTTGCTCTTCCAGCACTACGGCGTACTGGCGGGCCGACTCGGCGCCGCCAAGGTCGCGCCGACCACCACCATGCTCGGCGTGACGCGCCTGGCGATCCCCGGCCAGATGGTCGAGCTTGAGGGCACCGCCGTCGAGTGAGGTGGCCCCGACCTGCCTCGCGCCCCGCGACGCGTCGTCGTGGAGATCCTCCAGTGCAAGGGGTGACCCCTCGGCTCGGCTCAAGCTCCTGCCGGTGGGCGTGACCAAAGCGTTCTGGGGCCGGTGGAGTTGTAGTCGTCTGCACTGTGGCCCGTACTGGACTCCTCCCCAGGGCAGGCGCTACTCCTCTGGATGCCCCGTCCGAGAGCTGGAGAGGGTCGCATGCGACAGATGCCGTGCTCAGACGACAACTACCGCGCTCAGTCGCCCCCGGCCTGCCAACACGCGCGCTGGACCACCGAGGGCACCATTCCCGTCGCTGGCAGCATGCCCTGACGCCACCTCAGTAGGCTAATACTCCAGCCGGACTTCTGTATTTCTGCTGGTCAGTGGCCTGGCGGTGGGGAGCGTAGGGGGTGTGGCGTGCATGGGACGATCTTGGGCCGGTCGTCCCACCAACGTGTGCCCGCGCCGCATGCAATGACAGCGCGACGAGCAGTTCCTCGCTATCCAGCGGGCGGGGTCTACGCTATGGCCTGCGGCCACCGCACGATCTTCAGGAGTCCACACAACCCCCGATGATCACGCCGTACCCGTTCCCAGCCGGGTCCGCGACAAGATCGTGAGGTCAGACTGGATTATTAGCTAGGTGTACTGGCCGGGGACATTGGTTGAGTGTCGCACGGGAACCTCTCGCTGTGTGAGAGTTTGGGACCGGCGAAGCCTGGCGGCCAGTTCGCGAAGTGCGTCGCCGAGCTCGTCGGGCTCGATGTCGTACAGGTCGGAGCCGAAGGTGACGAACAGGCCGGCGACTCCCATCCAAGACCAGCCGCCGATGGTGAGTGTGCAACGTTGCTCGTCGATGTGTTCGACCACGGAGCCGCCGGGTGCCCAGCGGGCGACGACGCTGGCGGGCAGATCGATGGTCGCGCTGCCACGGCACGGCCACTGCGCGACGGTGTCGCCGCGGTCGGGGTTCTGAATCACGAGTCGGGTGAGGTCCTCGTCGGTCAGGGGCATTGGCGTGAACAGCGCGCCGGCAGGGTTGCGTGGGGCGATCCTGTCGACGCGATAGGTGCCCCATTTACGGGTCCGTCGGTCGCTGGCGATGAGGTACCAGCGGCCGGCCCACACGACGAGATGGTGGGGTTCGACCTCCCGTGGCGGCGTGAAGTCCGGTTCACCGGGGTCCGGGATCCGTCCGTCGGGTGAGCGGTAGTCGAAGCGCAGCGTGCGGTGGGTGCGGATCGCCGCTCCCACGGCCTGCAGCGTCGCGACGCCAATGGGTGGGGCGGCGAACTCCCAGTAGTTACGTAGGGCCGTGAGCTCGAACGCCTCGGACGCGGCCCGCAGCCGAGAGGGCATCACCTGCCGCAGCGTTGTCAATGCCCGGGCGACGGCGTCGTCAATGCCGACGACGGTCGCGGGTGCGGTCTGCAGGGCGATCGCGATGGCGATCGCCTGGTCATCGTCGAGGACCAGGGGCGGCAACTTTCCACCACTCCCGAGGCGGTAGCCACCGCCGGGACCCTTGACTGCTTCGACGGGATAACCGAGCTCGCGCAGAGTGTGGACATCCCGCCGCAACGTGCGGGCGCTCACGCCCAGTCGCGTGGCGAGCCCGGCGCCGAGCCACTCGGTTCGCGCCTCGAGCAAGGACAGCAGTCGCAGGATTCGTGCGGATGTGTCAGCCATACCAGCAGACTGACAGCAGTAGCGGTCACTCGGTGACCGCTACTGCTGTCACGGTGCGGTCATGAGCACTGAGAACTCCTCCGTGGCGCCGTCCCATGCGTCGCCGTCGACCGTGACCGGCAGGCGCGCCGCCCTGCCGCTCCTCGTGGTCCTGTTCGCCTCATTCATGGATCTGCTGGACGTCACGATCGTCACCGTCGCAGCGCCGTCCATCGCCGAGGATCTACACGCCACCCAAGCCCAGCTGCAGTGGATGCTCGCCGCGTACACCCTGGCCCTTGGGTCCGGGCTGATCACCGGCGGCCGGATCGGCGACGAGTACGGCCGCCGCAAGGTCTTCCTCGCCAGCCTGGCCGGGTTCGCCATCGCGTCTGCGGCGTGCGCGCTCGCACCGTCCGCGGGCGTGTTGATCGCGATGCGGCTCC contains the following coding sequences:
- a CDS encoding helix-turn-helix domain-containing protein (HTH domain; pfam08279;~Predicted transcriptional regulator [Transcription];~WYL domain; pfam13280;~helix-turn-helix domain-containing protein [Amycolicicoccus subflavus DQS3- 9A1];~identified by MetaGeneAnnotator; putative;~type strain of Amycolicicoccus subflavus) — its product is MRADRLVSLVLLLRQRGRMTAETLARELEVSTRTVLRDIEALSSAGVPVYAERGRHGGFALLPDFQTALTGLNHDEALALLVAGSRRGAHLFGLGSALASAMLKLVDALPESLRDTAADATQRLLIDPETDLLSRRVTADEVSDTVVAEVRRAVFAGHKLRIHYAAVDQAPKWRTVDPIGLVTVREQGYLLAKRAGEGRTYRLSRLLAAEELDEPAQRPDTVDLDRAWQERNARFRTDGDKVAVLVRANPAQREHLAGTALAVCAEEADADGWLRLNVIFQDSRHAEWALWQHAPDAEVLAPQWLRTSLCNRAAAITARYGPSS
- a CDS encoding hypothetical protein (identified by MetaGeneAnnotator; putative;~sequence version:1); translated protein: MPRRGEYTRNFPLPGPRAAEPVRIGIRTVTGQTADGRQQSPSLDPADFTCSPLAGELADEWVEKAAAATLSATAAALYRQAITLFCRHVDAHVPHAVKASLGEPEPDLAHALTDWTRLLPAAYGPGSRVPAALAGKLRILITRRAEHPDRPVAAGLRHWASGHVGLRGGQTQELDEFTRADKKELVKAAWSDHLAITARIRRGWEVAATGKDPAEDGWDRPVNLLWAIANDAWTCEEIAEHLPGWHEMPPSLRALMPPGTLPHFGKRMVLRHLVRQLFPHNLDLHSYRILLMAATGRSSEEVSALTEDDIEFGPRSVVIDFTKGRAHARTRQAFSTLGEQADGLLHPRRPKLDAAALAQALLELATPLARRASIAPVPLFLRAAVDPYTLRIRRFSGDTVASQLSDWLDFHGVSVEGPVDIRRLRKSGKVEKALAFRGRVSDIADDHSQQTFRGHYAHGTTLRVIAGNVIATAQRRWLDHALNGPVVLSEEAERSLAEPGAADALGLSQEEIDQLRDGQLDMGVSSCKDQVDAAATVIMTLLAENASLREHAAGRLAVIPFPAERARLL
- a CDS encoding hypothetical protein (identified by MetaGeneAnnotator; putative;~sequence version:1), coding for MPQSAALGAHLQVAAEAATNRAQQENPPTVQPEPTAEDRDSSLQDRALARAAAAPSRQQQELPLWTGNDMPTGAWRAADGVLYDSYGVPQWRLKTEPEAAPPAEPPAEETPAKSPEADAYEPADIRQAFASTVGEAWADTVPPEHGTAEDLLDDDALFKDPHQQGTCTVQVASAATRRGSRSGGTSLRDGRVRRALPACRARHSA
- a CDS encoding endoribonuclease L-PSP (PFAM: Endoribonuclease L-PSP; KEGG: mch:Mchl_5535 endoribonuclease L-PSP;~YjgF, YER057c, and UK114 belong to a large family of proteins present in bacteria, archaea, and eukaryotes with no definitive function. The conserved domain is similar in structure to chorismate mutase but there is no sequence similarity and no...; cd00448;~endoribonuclease L-PSP [Stackebrandtia nassauensis DSM44728];~homotrimer interaction site [polypeptide binding];~identified by MetaGeneAnnotator; putative;~putative active site [active]); amino-acid sequence: MERNAVNPVTWSVEMGFNQGEVVSGHSRTLYISGQTAMSKEGKPEHDGDMAAQLALSIDNIEAVLAEAGMSLSNLVRLNVYTTDVDLLFQHYGVLAGRLGAAKVAPTTTMLGVTRLAIPGQMVELEGTAVE
- a CDS encoding deoR family transcriptional regulator (DeoR family transcriptional regulator [Actinoplanes missouriensis431];~HTH domain; pfam08279;~WYL domain; pfam13280;~identified by MetaGeneAnnotator; putative;~strain coidentity: NBRC 102363), with translation MADTSARILRLLSLLEARTEWLGAGLATRLGVSARTLRRDVHTLRELGYPVEAVKGPGGGYRLGSGGKLPPLVLDDDQAIAIAIALQTAPATVVGIDDAVARALTTLRQVMPSRLRAASEAFELTALRNYWEFAAPPIGVATLQAVGAAIRTHRTLRFDYRSPDGRIPDPGEPDFTPPREVEPHHLVVWAGRWYLIASDRRTRKWGTYRVDRIAPRNPAGALFTPMPLTDEDLTRLVIQNPDRGDTVAQWPCRGSATIDLPASVVARWAPGGSVVEHIDEQRCTLTIGGWSWMGVAGLFVTFGSDLYDIEPDELGDALRELAARLRRSQTLTQREVPVRHSTNVPGQYT